The DNA sequence GCCACAGCCCTATCGATGCAAGCGTATAGTTCACAAAGGATTCGCTGCCGAGCCAGCTGGTCTCTGACGGGAGGCCAAACATGCCAAGAACCGTATTCAGAGAGCCTTGAGTCGTATCAAATACATATCCGAAAAGATAGGCTACGGCTACCCCATTCAGAATATAGGGTAAAAACAGCAGCAGCCTGAAAAACAATTTGCCCCTGAGCTTGCTGTTCAGCAGGACGGCAAAGTAGATCGCCAGCATGTTCTGGATGATCCCCACTACAAAATAGGCGAGGTTATGCTTGAATACGCCGAAAATCTCCGGATTAGAAACGACCTCTTTATAGTTCTCCCATCCAATCCATTGCTTGTCAGGACTCAATCCATCCCAGTTAGTAAAGCTTAGGCGGATGAGCTCCACCGCCGGATAATAGGCAAAAGTAAGTAAAAGCAGAAGGGGCACGACCGTGAACAGGATCATGATAATGGTCTTCTGCTTGCGAAACGAAAGATGGCTGAGCATGATATCCCTTCCTCCCACATCGATGTTGATCGCCTTGGCAAGAACATACAGAGCAGCCGCGCAGCTGCCGGAATCCCCTTCCGGAAGCCGCAGCGGCAGTTCCATTACTTGCATGACGAATCTATATTCTGTATTTACCGAACAATCGGCTTTCGGATTATTTGCCTAAGCTTTTCTTCGCTTTTGCCCAAGCAGCATCATACTTATCCAGCACCTTCTGCGGGTCTTTGCTTAATACAAACTCCTGCACCATGGCCTGTTGATCGATTTGGGCCTTATTTTGAATCGCTGTTGCTGTATCATCCCCGAAGACGGCCTCCAGGAATTGCGGCTTATAGTTGTTGAACTCAGCCAGCTGCGGCAGCTTCGGTTCTTTGTTCTTCAGGACAGGGATAAATCCGGCAAAATCCTCATAGCCCGAGTCTTCCATCATCCACTGAACGAAAGCCTTGGCTGCCTTCACATTGCCGTTTTTATTGACTGCATAGAAAAAGT is a window from the Paenibacillus sp. J23TS9 genome containing:
- a CDS encoding carbohydrate ABC transporter permease yields the protein MLSHLSFRKQKTIIMILFTVVPLLLLLTFAYYPAVELIRLSFTNWDGLSPDKQWIGWENYKEVVSNPEIFGVFKHNLAYFVVGIIQNMLAIYFAVLLNSKLRGKLFFRLLLFLPYILNGVAVAYLFGYVFDTTQGSLNTVLGMFGLPSETSWLGSESFVNYTLASIGLWRFMGFNMVVYLAALQSIPKDIYEAASIDGANGWQSFIRITLPNIYQIIELNLFLTVTGALEVFDIPFVLTHGGPAGASETFVMKILETAFQFNNYGLASAMSVVLLVLVVIVLGVQRYFLNKGRG